One genomic segment of Candidatus Methylomirabilota bacterium includes these proteins:
- a CDS encoding nucleotidyltransferase domain-containing protein, which yields MTMSPVLNQEIFDDLVQRIVQAVHPRRIVLFGSAARGQMGPHSDLDVLVVMPDGVHRRETARRIYRALSGLGVAKDVVVVTESDVRRFADEPSLVICSALKEGRELYCAA from the coding sequence ATGACCATGTCACCGGTGCTTAACCAAGAAATCTTCGACGATCTGGTGCAGCGGATCGTTCAGGCCGTTCACCCTCGACGGATCGTCCTGTTCGGATCGGCCGCGAGGGGCCAGATGGGGCCGCACAGCGACCTGGATGTTCTCGTCGTCATGCCGGATGGGGTACATCGGAGGGAGACGGCCCGGCGGATTTACCGGGCGCTGTCGGGCCTGGGTGTCGCGAAGGACGTTGTCGTGGTCACGGAATCAGATGTCCGACGATTTGCGGACGAACCGTCGCTCGTGATTTGCTCGGCGCTCAAAGAGGGCAGGGAGCTGTACTGTGCCGCCTGA
- a CDS encoding nucleotidyltransferase family protein — translation MNKKTKKDRVLQMLRKRLPDLYEKYGVRRIALYGSFSRDAQRAKSDVDLLVELSRPLGFEFVELAEYLERILGRKVDLATFETFRRSKQDPRRRHVAEHIEKDLVYVE, via the coding sequence ATGAACAAGAAGACAAAAAAAGACCGGGTGCTTCAGATGTTGAGGAAACGACTGCCTGATCTGTACGAAAAATATGGGGTGCGGCGGATCGCCCTTTATGGCTCCTTCTCCCGCGATGCCCAGAGGGCGAAAAGTGATGTGGATTTGCTGGTTGAACTGTCCAGGCCGCTCGGGTTTGAGTTCGTGGAACTGGCAGAGTACTTGGAGAGAATACTTGGGAGAAAAGTTGACCTCGCGACTTTTGAGACCTTTCGTCGTAGCAAACAAGACCCACGAAGGCGACACGTCGCTGAACACATCGAAAAGGACCTCGTCTATGTCGAGTAA
- a CDS encoding DUF86 domain-containing protein, which yields MSSKRRDPDYFSDILEAMQRIISYTGGLSYERFMEDRRTQDAVVRNIEVIGEAVKRLSSSLKKQHPAIPWKDMAGMRDKVIHDYFGINYDIVWTVASEEIPKLLPSIASVLEKLRG from the coding sequence ATGTCGAGTAAACGGCGAGATCCGGATTATTTCAGCGATATTCTGGAGGCAATGCAAAGGATCATCTCCTATACGGGCGGACTGTCCTACGAGCGGTTCATGGAGGACAGGCGAACGCAGGATGCTGTCGTCCGGAACATAGAGGTCATCGGCGAAGCCGTAAAGCGACTTTCGTCTTCCCTCAAAAAGCAACATCCGGCCATTCCCTGGAAGGACATGGCCGGCATGAGGGACAAGGTGATTCACGACTACTTCGGCATCAACTACGACATTGTCTGGACTGTTGCAAGCGAAGAGATTCCGAAGCTGCTGCCAAGCATCGCGAGCGTCCTGGAAAAACTCCGGGGATAA